One segment of Drosophila ananassae strain 14024-0371.13 chromosome 3R, ASM1763931v2, whole genome shotgun sequence DNA contains the following:
- the LOC6505753 gene encoding trithorax group protein osa isoform X16, whose amino-acid sequence MSSGYGQRGGGGAGNGGYEAPACVQNAMMTKDKKPFTYTPGGIDLSQIRSERMAKRLARNAQSEGATGASQQNRPAQPQSPGGGAASAMGAAAMGMPFQVLPPPPPPQPLGQTGKNGTSAAAAAAPPPPPPQQPSTLAPPTGRLSAPGSPATARKSPTPQRFEPPPLGFRPEIKIPPNPMAALRKVPPPVEKNTFWKDEYCKDRSKSPLPEVTAAPTEGYTNGNSNSNGNGNGNSSSNSPSDVVDAPRSAPAPSVESNNGNSYIPYTPTTQQQPPVASPKTPPMPQQQPTPPATPPQQEQQQQPTQTQPQQVTPQQEQEPQQLPSQFRSVAMPTSPAVNVYTRQTESPRSPFEQQQRSTESPFRYAQQQQSPQQRPPAAISPLAQVPQQQQSPQQRPPAAISPLAQVPQQQQSPQQRPPAAISPLAQVPQQQQQQQSQQQAAQSVPWRTQRQPGPQQQQQQLQSHPQPIYNNVQQQQQQRSRDVFSPARTETGATSFQQQQQQQNFGPQTQNQYAAAAKPTNVGSLYIAPLAQPTEPQAQRILLQQQQQQAGARDSPMRQLPQQQQSQQPQGNQNLRWLTSQPASKEQAPWALGRPEENGNVLPSTLRQTTPQPQSQTSFYQLPQLQPQTGNGYGPSPVAAAPIISQHNFGSNPQPGGLRLQINLNTNGSSSNNNANPSAPRERIIPITLEQTPTYAAAQPNFGAPAGHIIRSANQFVDQGYNNYAAPPAGQWREPSSQRVLSPSQPPVNASTNGTATRIIPIAIEGGRGGPVSQSPVLLQNGNYNLYVHQCPLEAEILYRKNRLSDPRSPPIQSKSFRILQKITDTVDDGSDGAPQHQQQQSPQQTPQEAELQRPQFARQMSAQQARNSPTIEQMRRLQIAQDQQQYQSGTPLAWSPQGNGVSAQNRFTQQRYDTPQQQQKYVPPSEQQVPEPKKYTGSAIPSRSFKILQAMTTPENAGPGQSDL is encoded by the exons ATGAGTTCTGG ATACGGACAgcgcggaggaggaggagccggAAATGGAGGCTACGAGGCCCCCGCCTGCGTCCAGAACGCGATGATGACAAAAGACAAGAAGCCGTTCACCTACACACCCGGCGGCATTGATCTCTCCCAGATCCGGTCCGAGCGGATGGCCAAGCGCCTGGCCCGCAACGCCCAGTCGGAGGGGGCGACCGGCGCCTCCCAACAGAACAGACCCGCCCAGCCGCAGTCGCCGGGCGGAGGGGCGGCCAGCGCGATGGGTGCCGCCGCCATGGGCATGCCCTTCCAGGTGCTGcccccgccgccgccgccacagCCTCTGGGACAGACGGGTAAGAACGGTACGTCCGCCGCTGCAGCGGCTGcacccccaccaccacccccccaACAACCCAGCACACTAGCGCCGCCCACAGGGCGTCTAAGTGCACCCGGTTCTCCGGCGACGGCCCGCAAGTCGCCAACTCCACAGCGCTTCGAGCCGCCGCCACTCGGCTTCCGGCCGGAGATCAAAATTCCACCCAATCCGATGGCAGCACTGCGCAAAGTTCCGCCTCCGGTGGAGAAGAACACATTCTGGAAGGACGAGTACTGCAAAGACCGCTCCAAGAGCCCCCTGCCCGAGGTGACAGCTGCCCCCACTGAGGGGTACACCAATgggaacagcaacagcaatggcaatggcaatggcaatagcagcagcaacagccccTCAGATGTTGTTGATG CTCCCCGGTCAGCACCAGCTCCCAGTGTGGAAAGTAACAATGGCAATAGTTATATTCCATATACACCCACTACGCAGCAACAGCCGCCGGTGGCTTCTCCCAAGACACCACCAATGCCGCAGCAACAGCCTACGCCACCAGCAACACCACcacagcaggagcagcaacagcaaccgaCACAAACTCAGCCGCAGCAGGTAACACcacagcaggagcaggaaccACAACAGCTGCCATCACAGTTCCGTAGTGTAGCTATGCCAACTTCGCCGGCTGTGAATGTCTACACTCGGCAAACGGAGAGCCCTCGATCGCCTttcgagcagcagcagcgatcCACAGAAAGTCCCTTCCGGTACGCCCAACAGCAACAGTCGCCACAGCAACGTCCACCAGCAGCCATATCGCCACTGGCTCAGGtgccacagcagcaacagtcgCCGCAGCAACGTCCACCAGCAGCCATATCGCCACTGGCTCAGGtgccacagcagcaacagtcaCCGCAGCAACGTCCACCAGCAGCCATATCACCACTGGCTCAGGTgccacaacagcagcagcagcagcagtcacAGCAACAGGCTGCCCAGTCTGTGCCCTGGAGAACACAACGCCAGCCTGgcccacagcaacagcagcagcaattgcAATCGCATCCCCAGCCTATCTACAACAATgttcagcagcaacagcaacagagaTCTCGCGATGTTTTCAGCCCAGCTAGGACTGAAACCGGAGCAACTAGTttccaacaacagcagcaacagcagaacTTTGGCCCTCAAACTCAAAACCAATATGCGGCAGCAGCAAAGCCA ACCAATGTTGGCTCGCTCTACATCGCTCCGTTGGCCCAACCCACAGAGCCGCAGGCTCAACGAATTCtgttgcagcaacagcagcagcaggcaggTGCCCGTGATTCGCCAATGCGTCAGttgccacagcagcagcagtcacAGCAGCCGCAAGGCAACCAGAATCTGAGGTGGCTCACCTCTCAGCCGGCCAGCAAGGAGCAGGCACCCTGGGCCCTGGGTCGTCCCGAGGAGAACGGCAACGTGCTGCCCTCCACTCTTAGACAGACCACGCCGCAGCCCCAGAGCCAGACCTCGTTCTACCAGCTGCCGCAGTTGCAGCCACAGACAGGAAATGGCTATGGACCATCTCCGGTGGCAGCTGCTCCCATCATCAGTCAGCACAATTTCGGATCGAATCCTCAGCCAGGAGGATTGCGTTTGCAGATCAATCTGAACACcaatggcagcagcagcaacaacaatgccaATCCAAGCGCACCAAGG GAACGTATCATACCCATAACTCTGGAGCAGACACCCACCTATGCCGCAGCCCAGCCCAATTTTGGTG CGCCTGCAGGTCACATAATTCGCTCAGCTAATCAATTTGTCGATCAAGGTTACAACAATTATGCAGCTCCCCCAGCGGGGCAGTGGCGGGAACCGAGTTCCCAGCGTGTCCTTTCGCCCAGCCAACCGCCGGTTAATGCCAGCACCAACGGTACCGCAACCAGGATAATTCCGATCGCAATCGAGGGAGGACGCGGAGGTCCTGTCTCCCAGTCGCCTGTTCTGCTCCAAAA TGGCAATTACAATTTGTATGTGCACCAGTGTCCGCTCGAGGCGGAGATACTCTACAGAAAGAATCGTCTCAG CGATCCACGTTCACCGCCCATCCAATCGAAATCGTTTAGAATTTTGCAAAAGATAACCGACACCGTGGACGATGGAAGCGATGGAGCGCcacagcatcagcagcagcagtcgccGCAACAAACGCCCCAGGAGGCGGAGTTGCAGCGGCCACAGTTTGCCCGCCAGATGAGCGCCCAACAGGCTAGGAATAGTCCGACCATCGAGCAGATGAGGCGCCTCCAAATCGCCCAGGATCAGCAGCAGTATCAGTCGGGTACGCCACTAGCTTGGTCCCCGCAAG GTAATGGAGTCTCTGCCCAGAACCGATTCACCCAACAACGTTATG ATACACCCCAACAACAGCAAAAATATGTGCCGCCTAGTGAACAACAAGTTCCGGAACCCAAAAAGTACACAGGAAGCGCTATACCCAGTCGATCATTTAAGATTCTTCAAGCAATGACAACACCTGAAAATGCCG
- the LOC6505753 gene encoding trithorax group protein osa isoform X17 codes for MSSGYGQRGGGGAGNGGYEAPACVQNAMMTKDKKPFTYTPGGIDLSQIRSERMAKRLARNAQSEGATGASQQNRPAQPQSPGGGAASAMGAAAMGMPFQVLPPPPPPQPLGQTGKNGTSAAAAAAPPPPPPQQPSTLAPPTGRLSAPGSPATARKSPTPQRFEPPPLGFRPEIKIPPNPMAALRKVPPPVEKNTFWKDEYCKDRSKSPLPEVTAAPTEGYTNGNSNSNGNGNGNSSSNSPSDVVDAPRSAPAPSVESNNGNSYIPYTPTTQQQPPVASPKTPPMPQQQPTPPATPPQQEQQQQPTQTQPQQVTPQQEQEPQQLPSQFRSVAMPTSPAVNVYTRQTESPRSPFEQQQRSTESPFRYAQQQQSPQQRPPAAISPLAQVPQQQQSPQQRPPAAISPLAQVPQQQQSPQQRPPAAISPLAQVPQQQQQQQSQQQAAQSVPWRTQRQPGPQQQQQQLQSHPQPIYNNVQQQQQQRSRDVFSPARTETGATSFQQQQQQQNFGPQTQNQYAAAAKPTNVGSLYIAPLAQPTEPQAQRILLQQQQQQAGARDSPMRQLPQQQQSQQPQGNQNLRWLTSQPASKEQAPWALGRPEENGNVLPSTLRQTTPQPQSQTSFYQLPQLQPQTGNGYGPSPVAAAPIISQHNFGSNPQPGGLRLQINLNTNGSSSNNNANPSAPRERIIPITLEQTPTYAAAQPNFGAPAGHIIRSANQFVDQGYNNYAAPPAGQWREPSSQRVLSPSQPPVNASTNGTATRIIPIAIEGGRGGPVSQSPVLLQNDPRSPPIQSKSFRILQKITDTVDDGSDGAPQHQQQQSPQQTPQEAELQRPQFARQMSAQQARNSPTIEQMRRLQIAQDQQQYQSGTPLAWSPQGNGVSAQNRFTQQRYDTPQQQQKYVPPSEQQVPEPKKYTGSAIPSRSFKILQAMTTPENAGPGQSDL; via the exons ATGAGTTCTGG ATACGGACAgcgcggaggaggaggagccggAAATGGAGGCTACGAGGCCCCCGCCTGCGTCCAGAACGCGATGATGACAAAAGACAAGAAGCCGTTCACCTACACACCCGGCGGCATTGATCTCTCCCAGATCCGGTCCGAGCGGATGGCCAAGCGCCTGGCCCGCAACGCCCAGTCGGAGGGGGCGACCGGCGCCTCCCAACAGAACAGACCCGCCCAGCCGCAGTCGCCGGGCGGAGGGGCGGCCAGCGCGATGGGTGCCGCCGCCATGGGCATGCCCTTCCAGGTGCTGcccccgccgccgccgccacagCCTCTGGGACAGACGGGTAAGAACGGTACGTCCGCCGCTGCAGCGGCTGcacccccaccaccacccccccaACAACCCAGCACACTAGCGCCGCCCACAGGGCGTCTAAGTGCACCCGGTTCTCCGGCGACGGCCCGCAAGTCGCCAACTCCACAGCGCTTCGAGCCGCCGCCACTCGGCTTCCGGCCGGAGATCAAAATTCCACCCAATCCGATGGCAGCACTGCGCAAAGTTCCGCCTCCGGTGGAGAAGAACACATTCTGGAAGGACGAGTACTGCAAAGACCGCTCCAAGAGCCCCCTGCCCGAGGTGACAGCTGCCCCCACTGAGGGGTACACCAATgggaacagcaacagcaatggcaatggcaatggcaatagcagcagcaacagccccTCAGATGTTGTTGATG CTCCCCGGTCAGCACCAGCTCCCAGTGTGGAAAGTAACAATGGCAATAGTTATATTCCATATACACCCACTACGCAGCAACAGCCGCCGGTGGCTTCTCCCAAGACACCACCAATGCCGCAGCAACAGCCTACGCCACCAGCAACACCACcacagcaggagcagcaacagcaaccgaCACAAACTCAGCCGCAGCAGGTAACACcacagcaggagcaggaaccACAACAGCTGCCATCACAGTTCCGTAGTGTAGCTATGCCAACTTCGCCGGCTGTGAATGTCTACACTCGGCAAACGGAGAGCCCTCGATCGCCTttcgagcagcagcagcgatcCACAGAAAGTCCCTTCCGGTACGCCCAACAGCAACAGTCGCCACAGCAACGTCCACCAGCAGCCATATCGCCACTGGCTCAGGtgccacagcagcaacagtcgCCGCAGCAACGTCCACCAGCAGCCATATCGCCACTGGCTCAGGtgccacagcagcaacagtcaCCGCAGCAACGTCCACCAGCAGCCATATCACCACTGGCTCAGGTgccacaacagcagcagcagcagcagtcacAGCAACAGGCTGCCCAGTCTGTGCCCTGGAGAACACAACGCCAGCCTGgcccacagcaacagcagcagcaattgcAATCGCATCCCCAGCCTATCTACAACAATgttcagcagcaacagcaacagagaTCTCGCGATGTTTTCAGCCCAGCTAGGACTGAAACCGGAGCAACTAGTttccaacaacagcagcaacagcagaacTTTGGCCCTCAAACTCAAAACCAATATGCGGCAGCAGCAAAGCCA ACCAATGTTGGCTCGCTCTACATCGCTCCGTTGGCCCAACCCACAGAGCCGCAGGCTCAACGAATTCtgttgcagcaacagcagcagcaggcaggTGCCCGTGATTCGCCAATGCGTCAGttgccacagcagcagcagtcacAGCAGCCGCAAGGCAACCAGAATCTGAGGTGGCTCACCTCTCAGCCGGCCAGCAAGGAGCAGGCACCCTGGGCCCTGGGTCGTCCCGAGGAGAACGGCAACGTGCTGCCCTCCACTCTTAGACAGACCACGCCGCAGCCCCAGAGCCAGACCTCGTTCTACCAGCTGCCGCAGTTGCAGCCACAGACAGGAAATGGCTATGGACCATCTCCGGTGGCAGCTGCTCCCATCATCAGTCAGCACAATTTCGGATCGAATCCTCAGCCAGGAGGATTGCGTTTGCAGATCAATCTGAACACcaatggcagcagcagcaacaacaatgccaATCCAAGCGCACCAAGG GAACGTATCATACCCATAACTCTGGAGCAGACACCCACCTATGCCGCAGCCCAGCCCAATTTTGGTG CGCCTGCAGGTCACATAATTCGCTCAGCTAATCAATTTGTCGATCAAGGTTACAACAATTATGCAGCTCCCCCAGCGGGGCAGTGGCGGGAACCGAGTTCCCAGCGTGTCCTTTCGCCCAGCCAACCGCCGGTTAATGCCAGCACCAACGGTACCGCAACCAGGATAATTCCGATCGCAATCGAGGGAGGACGCGGAGGTCCTGTCTCCCAGTCGCCTGTTCTGCTCCAAAA CGATCCACGTTCACCGCCCATCCAATCGAAATCGTTTAGAATTTTGCAAAAGATAACCGACACCGTGGACGATGGAAGCGATGGAGCGCcacagcatcagcagcagcagtcgccGCAACAAACGCCCCAGGAGGCGGAGTTGCAGCGGCCACAGTTTGCCCGCCAGATGAGCGCCCAACAGGCTAGGAATAGTCCGACCATCGAGCAGATGAGGCGCCTCCAAATCGCCCAGGATCAGCAGCAGTATCAGTCGGGTACGCCACTAGCTTGGTCCCCGCAAG GTAATGGAGTCTCTGCCCAGAACCGATTCACCCAACAACGTTATG ATACACCCCAACAACAGCAAAAATATGTGCCGCCTAGTGAACAACAAGTTCCGGAACCCAAAAAGTACACAGGAAGCGCTATACCCAGTCGATCATTTAAGATTCTTCAAGCAATGACAACACCTGAAAATGCCG
- the LOC6505753 gene encoding trithorax group protein osa isoform X18: protein MSSGYGQRGGGGAGNGGYEAPACVQNAMMTKDKKPFTYTPGGIDLSQIRSERMAKRLARNAQSEGATGASQQNRPAQPQSPGGGAASAMGAAAMGMPFQVLPPPPPPQPLGQTGKNGTSAAAAAAPPPPPPQQPSTLAPPTGRLSAPGSPATARKSPTPQRFEPPPLGFRPEIKIPPNPMAALRKVPPPVEKNTFWKDEYCKDRSKSPLPEVTAAPTEGYTNGNSNSNGNGNGNSSSNSPSDVVDAPRSAPAPSVESNNGNSYIPYTPTTQQQPPVASPKTPPMPQQQPTPPATPPQQEQQQQPTQTQPQQVTPQQEQEPQQLPSQFRSVAMPTSPAVNVYTRQTESPRSPFEQQQRSTESPFRYAQQQQSPQQRPPAAISPLAQVPQQQQSPQQRPPAAISPLAQVPQQQQSPQQRPPAAISPLAQVPQQQQQQQSQQQAAQSVPWRTQRQPGPQQQQQQLQSHPQPIYNNVQQQQQQRSRDVFSPARTETGATSFQQQQQQQNFGPQTQNQYAAAAKPTNVGSLYIAPLAQPTEPQAQRILLQQQQQQAGARDSPMRQLPQQQQSQQPQGNQNLRWLTSQPASKEQAPWALGRPEENGNVLPSTLRQTTPQPQSQTSFYQLPQLQPQTGNGYGPSPVAAAPIISQHNFGSNPQPGGLRLQINLNTNGSSSNNNANPSAPRERIIPITLEQTPTYAAAQPNFGGYNNYAAPPAGQWREPSSQRVLSPSQPPVNASTNGTATRIIPIAIEGGRGGPVSQSPVLLQNDPRSPPIQSKSFRILQKITDTVDDGSDGAPQHQQQQSPQQTPQEAELQRPQFARQMSAQQARNSPTIEQMRRLQIAQDQQQYQSGTPLAWSPQGNGVSAQNRFTQQRYDTPQQQQKYVPPSEQQVPEPKKYTGSAIPSRSFKILQAMTTPENAGPGQSDL, encoded by the exons ATGAGTTCTGG ATACGGACAgcgcggaggaggaggagccggAAATGGAGGCTACGAGGCCCCCGCCTGCGTCCAGAACGCGATGATGACAAAAGACAAGAAGCCGTTCACCTACACACCCGGCGGCATTGATCTCTCCCAGATCCGGTCCGAGCGGATGGCCAAGCGCCTGGCCCGCAACGCCCAGTCGGAGGGGGCGACCGGCGCCTCCCAACAGAACAGACCCGCCCAGCCGCAGTCGCCGGGCGGAGGGGCGGCCAGCGCGATGGGTGCCGCCGCCATGGGCATGCCCTTCCAGGTGCTGcccccgccgccgccgccacagCCTCTGGGACAGACGGGTAAGAACGGTACGTCCGCCGCTGCAGCGGCTGcacccccaccaccacccccccaACAACCCAGCACACTAGCGCCGCCCACAGGGCGTCTAAGTGCACCCGGTTCTCCGGCGACGGCCCGCAAGTCGCCAACTCCACAGCGCTTCGAGCCGCCGCCACTCGGCTTCCGGCCGGAGATCAAAATTCCACCCAATCCGATGGCAGCACTGCGCAAAGTTCCGCCTCCGGTGGAGAAGAACACATTCTGGAAGGACGAGTACTGCAAAGACCGCTCCAAGAGCCCCCTGCCCGAGGTGACAGCTGCCCCCACTGAGGGGTACACCAATgggaacagcaacagcaatggcaatggcaatggcaatagcagcagcaacagccccTCAGATGTTGTTGATG CTCCCCGGTCAGCACCAGCTCCCAGTGTGGAAAGTAACAATGGCAATAGTTATATTCCATATACACCCACTACGCAGCAACAGCCGCCGGTGGCTTCTCCCAAGACACCACCAATGCCGCAGCAACAGCCTACGCCACCAGCAACACCACcacagcaggagcagcaacagcaaccgaCACAAACTCAGCCGCAGCAGGTAACACcacagcaggagcaggaaccACAACAGCTGCCATCACAGTTCCGTAGTGTAGCTATGCCAACTTCGCCGGCTGTGAATGTCTACACTCGGCAAACGGAGAGCCCTCGATCGCCTttcgagcagcagcagcgatcCACAGAAAGTCCCTTCCGGTACGCCCAACAGCAACAGTCGCCACAGCAACGTCCACCAGCAGCCATATCGCCACTGGCTCAGGtgccacagcagcaacagtcgCCGCAGCAACGTCCACCAGCAGCCATATCGCCACTGGCTCAGGtgccacagcagcaacagtcaCCGCAGCAACGTCCACCAGCAGCCATATCACCACTGGCTCAGGTgccacaacagcagcagcagcagcagtcacAGCAACAGGCTGCCCAGTCTGTGCCCTGGAGAACACAACGCCAGCCTGgcccacagcaacagcagcagcaattgcAATCGCATCCCCAGCCTATCTACAACAATgttcagcagcaacagcaacagagaTCTCGCGATGTTTTCAGCCCAGCTAGGACTGAAACCGGAGCAACTAGTttccaacaacagcagcaacagcagaacTTTGGCCCTCAAACTCAAAACCAATATGCGGCAGCAGCAAAGCCA ACCAATGTTGGCTCGCTCTACATCGCTCCGTTGGCCCAACCCACAGAGCCGCAGGCTCAACGAATTCtgttgcagcaacagcagcagcaggcaggTGCCCGTGATTCGCCAATGCGTCAGttgccacagcagcagcagtcacAGCAGCCGCAAGGCAACCAGAATCTGAGGTGGCTCACCTCTCAGCCGGCCAGCAAGGAGCAGGCACCCTGGGCCCTGGGTCGTCCCGAGGAGAACGGCAACGTGCTGCCCTCCACTCTTAGACAGACCACGCCGCAGCCCCAGAGCCAGACCTCGTTCTACCAGCTGCCGCAGTTGCAGCCACAGACAGGAAATGGCTATGGACCATCTCCGGTGGCAGCTGCTCCCATCATCAGTCAGCACAATTTCGGATCGAATCCTCAGCCAGGAGGATTGCGTTTGCAGATCAATCTGAACACcaatggcagcagcagcaacaacaatgccaATCCAAGCGCACCAAGG GAACGTATCATACCCATAACTCTGGAGCAGACACCCACCTATGCCGCAGCCCAGCCCAATTTTGGTG GTTACAACAATTATGCAGCTCCCCCAGCGGGGCAGTGGCGGGAACCGAGTTCCCAGCGTGTCCTTTCGCCCAGCCAACCGCCGGTTAATGCCAGCACCAACGGTACCGCAACCAGGATAATTCCGATCGCAATCGAGGGAGGACGCGGAGGTCCTGTCTCCCAGTCGCCTGTTCTGCTCCAAAA CGATCCACGTTCACCGCCCATCCAATCGAAATCGTTTAGAATTTTGCAAAAGATAACCGACACCGTGGACGATGGAAGCGATGGAGCGCcacagcatcagcagcagcagtcgccGCAACAAACGCCCCAGGAGGCGGAGTTGCAGCGGCCACAGTTTGCCCGCCAGATGAGCGCCCAACAGGCTAGGAATAGTCCGACCATCGAGCAGATGAGGCGCCTCCAAATCGCCCAGGATCAGCAGCAGTATCAGTCGGGTACGCCACTAGCTTGGTCCCCGCAAG GTAATGGAGTCTCTGCCCAGAACCGATTCACCCAACAACGTTATG ATACACCCCAACAACAGCAAAAATATGTGCCGCCTAGTGAACAACAAGTTCCGGAACCCAAAAAGTACACAGGAAGCGCTATACCCAGTCGATCATTTAAGATTCTTCAAGCAATGACAACACCTGAAAATGCCG
- the LOC6505753 gene encoding trithorax group protein osa isoform X15 translates to MSSGYGQRGGGGAGNGGYEAPACVQNAMMTKDKKPFTYTPGGIDLSQIRSERMAKRLARNAQSEGATGASQQNRPAQPQSPGGGAASAMGAAAMGMPFQVLPPPPPPQPLGQTGKNGTSAAAAAAPPPPPPQQPSTLAPPTGRLSAPGSPATARKSPTPQRFEPPPLGFRPEIKIPPNPMAALRKVPPPVEKNTFWKDEYCKDRSKSPLPEVTAAPTEGYTNGNSNSNGNGNGNSSSNSPSDVVDAPRSAPAPSVESNNGNSYIPYTPTTQQQPPVASPKTPPMPQQQPTPPATPPQQEQQQQPTQTQPQQVTPQQEQEPQQLPSQFRSVAMPTSPAVNVYTRQTESPRSPFEQQQRSTESPFRYAQQQQSPQQRPPAAISPLAQVPQQQQSPQQRPPAAISPLAQVPQQQQSPQQRPPAAISPLAQVPQQQQQQQSQQQAAQSVPWRTQRQPGPQQQQQQLQSHPQPIYNNVQQQQQQRSRDVFSPARTETGATSFQQQQQQQNFGPQTQNQYAAAAKPTNVGSLYIAPLAQPTEPQAQRILLQQQQQQAGARDSPMRQLPQQQQSQQPQGNQNLRWLTSQPASKEQAPWALGRPEENGNVLPSTLRQTTPQPQSQTSFYQLPQLQPQTGNGYGPSPVAAAPIISQHNFGSNPQPGGLRLQINLNTNGSSSNNNANPSAPRERIIPITLEQTPTYAAAQPNFGGNGVSAQNRFTQQRYDTPQQQQKYVPPSEQQVPEPKKYTGSAIPSRSFKILQAMTTPENAGPGQSDL, encoded by the exons ATGAGTTCTGG ATACGGACAgcgcggaggaggaggagccggAAATGGAGGCTACGAGGCCCCCGCCTGCGTCCAGAACGCGATGATGACAAAAGACAAGAAGCCGTTCACCTACACACCCGGCGGCATTGATCTCTCCCAGATCCGGTCCGAGCGGATGGCCAAGCGCCTGGCCCGCAACGCCCAGTCGGAGGGGGCGACCGGCGCCTCCCAACAGAACAGACCCGCCCAGCCGCAGTCGCCGGGCGGAGGGGCGGCCAGCGCGATGGGTGCCGCCGCCATGGGCATGCCCTTCCAGGTGCTGcccccgccgccgccgccacagCCTCTGGGACAGACGGGTAAGAACGGTACGTCCGCCGCTGCAGCGGCTGcacccccaccaccacccccccaACAACCCAGCACACTAGCGCCGCCCACAGGGCGTCTAAGTGCACCCGGTTCTCCGGCGACGGCCCGCAAGTCGCCAACTCCACAGCGCTTCGAGCCGCCGCCACTCGGCTTCCGGCCGGAGATCAAAATTCCACCCAATCCGATGGCAGCACTGCGCAAAGTTCCGCCTCCGGTGGAGAAGAACACATTCTGGAAGGACGAGTACTGCAAAGACCGCTCCAAGAGCCCCCTGCCCGAGGTGACAGCTGCCCCCACTGAGGGGTACACCAATgggaacagcaacagcaatggcaatggcaatggcaatagcagcagcaacagccccTCAGATGTTGTTGATG CTCCCCGGTCAGCACCAGCTCCCAGTGTGGAAAGTAACAATGGCAATAGTTATATTCCATATACACCCACTACGCAGCAACAGCCGCCGGTGGCTTCTCCCAAGACACCACCAATGCCGCAGCAACAGCCTACGCCACCAGCAACACCACcacagcaggagcagcaacagcaaccgaCACAAACTCAGCCGCAGCAGGTAACACcacagcaggagcaggaaccACAACAGCTGCCATCACAGTTCCGTAGTGTAGCTATGCCAACTTCGCCGGCTGTGAATGTCTACACTCGGCAAACGGAGAGCCCTCGATCGCCTttcgagcagcagcagcgatcCACAGAAAGTCCCTTCCGGTACGCCCAACAGCAACAGTCGCCACAGCAACGTCCACCAGCAGCCATATCGCCACTGGCTCAGGtgccacagcagcaacagtcgCCGCAGCAACGTCCACCAGCAGCCATATCGCCACTGGCTCAGGtgccacagcagcaacagtcaCCGCAGCAACGTCCACCAGCAGCCATATCACCACTGGCTCAGGTgccacaacagcagcagcagcagcagtcacAGCAACAGGCTGCCCAGTCTGTGCCCTGGAGAACACAACGCCAGCCTGgcccacagcaacagcagcagcaattgcAATCGCATCCCCAGCCTATCTACAACAATgttcagcagcaacagcaacagagaTCTCGCGATGTTTTCAGCCCAGCTAGGACTGAAACCGGAGCAACTAGTttccaacaacagcagcaacagcagaacTTTGGCCCTCAAACTCAAAACCAATATGCGGCAGCAGCAAAGCCA ACCAATGTTGGCTCGCTCTACATCGCTCCGTTGGCCCAACCCACAGAGCCGCAGGCTCAACGAATTCtgttgcagcaacagcagcagcaggcaggTGCCCGTGATTCGCCAATGCGTCAGttgccacagcagcagcagtcacAGCAGCCGCAAGGCAACCAGAATCTGAGGTGGCTCACCTCTCAGCCGGCCAGCAAGGAGCAGGCACCCTGGGCCCTGGGTCGTCCCGAGGAGAACGGCAACGTGCTGCCCTCCACTCTTAGACAGACCACGCCGCAGCCCCAGAGCCAGACCTCGTTCTACCAGCTGCCGCAGTTGCAGCCACAGACAGGAAATGGCTATGGACCATCTCCGGTGGCAGCTGCTCCCATCATCAGTCAGCACAATTTCGGATCGAATCCTCAGCCAGGAGGATTGCGTTTGCAGATCAATCTGAACACcaatggcagcagcagcaacaacaatgccaATCCAAGCGCACCAAGG GAACGTATCATACCCATAACTCTGGAGCAGACACCCACCTATGCCGCAGCCCAGCCCAATTTTGGTG GTAATGGAGTCTCTGCCCAGAACCGATTCACCCAACAACGTTATG ATACACCCCAACAACAGCAAAAATATGTGCCGCCTAGTGAACAACAAGTTCCGGAACCCAAAAAGTACACAGGAAGCGCTATACCCAGTCGATCATTTAAGATTCTTCAAGCAATGACAACACCTGAAAATGCCG